A single bacterium DNA region contains:
- the metH gene encoding methionine synthase yields MSEQKHSVPVQSDRETRTAALLDALDERILVLDGATGTALQVENLTAADFGGVDLEGCNENLCAVRPDVVERLHETYLKAGADIVETNSFGGTPLVLAEYGLADRAFELNRRSAELARAACARFDEAGRLRFVCGSMGPTTKAISVTGGVTFEELIEHFRVQALGLMAGGADYLLLETCQDTSNVKAGIVGIDRAMAEAGWEIPVAVSVTIETTGTMLAGQDAEALAISLLHRDLLYIGLNCATGPELMTEHLRTLSELSRSRVACVPNAGLPDEEGIYHQGPDHFVEVFGRFLGHGWLNLVGGCCGTTPAHVTALSELVRDRRPQIPAVHQRSLVSGIEGVELTADNRPLFVGERTNVLGSRKFKRLIAEGEFEAAAEVGRAQVKGGAQVIDICMQDPDRDEVADMEALLDRVVRLVKVPLMIDSTDAKVMERALEYCQGKAILNSINLEDGRNRFEEVVPLARRFGAALIVGTIDGSGMAVTVERKLEVARRSYEILTEEFCIAPEDIWWDALVFPCGTGDETYIGSANLTIEGVRALKAEFPLTKTILGISNVSFGLPISGREVLNSVFLHHSTQAGLDAAIVNTQRLARYAEIADEERKLADSLIYLEPGDIGAADQAVADFAAHFRGRKSAIETVSRTDLALDERLSRAVIEGSKEGLAEDITEALDDDRWPTPLDIVNGPLMGGMAEVGRLFNDNELIVAEVLQSAEVIKAAVAQLEPHMEKTDRSSRGKVLLATVKGDVHDIGKNLVEIVLANNGFEVVNLGIRVPSEQLIQAAQEHRPDVIGLSGLLVKSAQQMVLTAGDLRDVEIDADLLVGGAALTRRFTHLKIAPQYGGLCTYAKDAMHGLDLVERLTNKAKRPALEASVAEFIAKDREGPEVKVRQSAGATSTQRSSAIRSEVDVPEPPDLQRHTEDLDLDEVWEELNPQMLFGKHLGIKGSVRRLAAQGDAKLAKLEAIVDDLRLEARNGAMTARGVWQFFSARTEGNTIRLFEPDSDKPVAEWEFPRQAGIDGLCLSDYVLERDHVGLFVTTAGEGVRDRVEAWKLEGEYLRSHAFAALAVETAEAAAELLHKRLRAAWGFPDSEDFTPRDRFSNRYRGCRYSFGYPACPDLSGQRQLFEVLRPEEIGVELTEGDMMDPEASVSALVFHHPDAKYFGA; encoded by the coding sequence ATGAGTGAACAGAAACACAGCGTTCCGGTGCAGAGCGACCGGGAGACACGTACGGCGGCTCTGCTGGATGCCTTGGACGAGCGCATTCTGGTTTTGGACGGCGCTACCGGCACGGCGCTGCAGGTCGAGAACCTGACCGCCGCGGACTTTGGTGGCGTCGATCTCGAGGGCTGCAACGAGAACCTGTGTGCGGTCCGGCCCGACGTCGTCGAGCGGTTGCACGAGACCTATCTAAAGGCCGGAGCGGACATTGTTGAAACCAACTCCTTCGGCGGCACGCCGCTGGTGCTTGCCGAGTATGGACTGGCCGACCGGGCCTTCGAGCTCAACCGACGCTCCGCCGAGCTGGCGCGCGCGGCGTGTGCGCGCTTCGACGAGGCCGGTCGCCTGCGCTTCGTGTGTGGCTCGATGGGTCCGACGACCAAAGCGATCTCGGTCACCGGCGGGGTGACCTTCGAGGAGTTGATCGAGCATTTTCGCGTCCAGGCGCTGGGGCTCATGGCCGGCGGTGCCGACTACCTGCTTCTCGAGACCTGTCAGGACACGAGCAATGTCAAGGCCGGAATCGTCGGTATCGACCGTGCCATGGCGGAGGCAGGTTGGGAGATCCCGGTGGCGGTCTCGGTGACCATCGAGACCACTGGAACGATGCTCGCCGGGCAGGACGCCGAGGCTTTGGCGATTTCGCTGCTGCATCGCGATCTGCTCTACATCGGGCTCAACTGCGCGACCGGGCCCGAGTTGATGACCGAGCATCTGCGGACACTGTCCGAGCTGTCCAGGAGCCGCGTCGCCTGTGTGCCCAACGCCGGTCTTCCCGACGAGGAAGGGATCTATCATCAGGGCCCGGACCATTTCGTCGAGGTGTTCGGGCGGTTTCTCGGTCACGGCTGGTTGAACCTGGTTGGCGGCTGTTGCGGTACCACGCCGGCGCACGTGACGGCGCTTTCGGAGCTGGTCCGAGACCGCCGGCCGCAGATCCCTGCGGTCCATCAGCGCAGCCTCGTCTCGGGTATCGAGGGCGTTGAGCTCACTGCCGACAACCGGCCGCTCTTCGTGGGCGAGCGTACCAACGTTCTCGGCAGCCGAAAGTTCAAGCGGTTGATTGCCGAGGGCGAGTTCGAGGCCGCCGCCGAGGTTGGTAGGGCCCAGGTCAAGGGCGGGGCGCAGGTGATCGACATCTGCATGCAGGACCCCGATCGTGACGAGGTGGCCGACATGGAGGCGCTGCTCGATCGTGTCGTTCGCCTGGTCAAGGTGCCGCTGATGATCGACTCGACCGATGCCAAGGTGATGGAGCGGGCGCTCGAGTACTGCCAGGGCAAGGCGATCCTCAATTCGATCAACCTGGAGGACGGCCGCAACCGTTTCGAAGAGGTCGTGCCGCTGGCTCGGCGCTTCGGCGCGGCGTTGATCGTGGGCACGATCGACGGGAGCGGCATGGCGGTCACCGTGGAGCGCAAGCTGGAGGTGGCTCGGAGAAGCTACGAGATCCTGACCGAGGAGTTCTGCATTGCTCCGGAGGACATTTGGTGGGATGCGTTGGTGTTCCCGTGCGGCACGGGGGACGAGACCTACATCGGCTCGGCGAATCTGACCATCGAGGGGGTCAGGGCCCTCAAGGCCGAGTTCCCGCTGACCAAGACCATCCTCGGCATCTCGAACGTCAGCTTCGGGCTTCCGATCAGCGGCCGCGAGGTTTTGAACTCGGTGTTCCTCCATCATTCGACCCAAGCCGGTCTCGATGCAGCGATTGTCAACACCCAGCGGCTGGCTCGTTACGCCGAGATCGCCGACGAAGAGAGGAAGCTCGCCGATTCGTTGATCTACCTCGAGCCCGGCGACATCGGGGCCGCCGATCAGGCCGTGGCCGACTTTGCGGCGCACTTCCGCGGTCGCAAATCCGCGATCGAGACGGTCTCGCGAACCGATCTGGCGCTCGACGAGCGCCTCTCACGGGCCGTGATCGAAGGCTCGAAGGAAGGCCTTGCGGAAGACATCACGGAAGCCCTCGATGACGACCGGTGGCCGACACCGCTCGACATCGTCAACGGTCCGCTCATGGGCGGTATGGCCGAAGTGGGCAGACTCTTTAACGACAACGAGTTGATCGTGGCCGAGGTGCTGCAGAGCGCCGAGGTCATAAAGGCGGCGGTGGCGCAACTCGAGCCGCATATGGAAAAGACCGACCGGTCCTCGCGGGGCAAGGTTCTTTTGGCGACGGTCAAGGGAGACGTTCACGACATCGGCAAGAACCTGGTCGAGATCGTGCTCGCGAACAACGGCTTCGAGGTGGTCAACCTGGGTATCCGTGTGCCCAGCGAGCAACTGATTCAGGCCGCCCAGGAGCACCGGCCCGACGTCATCGGGCTCTCGGGCCTCCTGGTCAAGAGCGCGCAGCAGATGGTGCTGACCGCGGGCGACCTGAGGGACGTCGAGATCGATGCGGATCTCTTGGTTGGCGGCGCGGCCCTGACCCGGCGCTTCACTCATCTCAAGATCGCGCCCCAGTACGGCGGTCTTTGCACCTATGCCAAGGACGCGATGCATGGTCTCGATCTGGTCGAGCGTCTCACCAACAAGGCCAAGCGCCCGGCGCTCGAAGCGAGCGTTGCCGAGTTCATCGCCAAGGACAGGGAAGGCCCTGAGGTAAAGGTGCGCCAGAGTGCGGGGGCGACTTCCACGCAACGCAGCTCGGCAATTCGTTCCGAGGTCGACGTACCGGAGCCGCCGGATCTTCAGAGGCATACGGAAGACCTCGACCTCGACGAAGTCTGGGAGGAGCTCAATCCCCAGATGCTCTTCGGCAAGCACTTGGGGATCAAGGGCTCGGTCCGGCGACTCGCGGCACAGGGCGACGCCAAGCTCGCCAAGCTCGAAGCCATTGTCGACGATCTCAGACTCGAGGCTCGGAACGGAGCGATGACGGCGCGCGGCGTATGGCAGTTCTTCTCGGCTCGAACCGAAGGCAACACGATTCGGCTCTTCGAGCCGGACTCGGACAAGCCGGTGGCGGAGTGGGAGTTCCCTCGCCAGGCCGGAATCGATGGTCTTTGCCTTTCGGACTACGTTCTCGAACGCGACCATGTCGGTCTGTTCGTCACCACCGCCGGTGAGGGCGTCCGCGACCGGGTCGAAGCCTGGAAGCTAGAGGGCGAGTACTTGAGAAGCCATGCCTTTGCGGCATTGGCGGTGGAAACCGCCGAGGCCGCGGCCGAGCTCCTGCACAAGCGCCTGCGGGCGGCCTGGGGCTTTCCGGATTCCGAAGACTTCACGCCGCGCGATCGTTTCTCGAATCGCTACCGGGGCTGCCGCTACAGCTTCGGCTATCCGGCGTGTCCGGATCTCTCGGGCCAGCGGCAGCTCTTCGAGGTGCTGCGCCCGGAGGAGATCGGGGTGGAATTGACCGAGGGCGACATGATGGACCCGGAGGCGAGCGTTTCGGCGCTGGTGTTTCATCACCCGGACGCGAAGTACTTCGGGGCGTAA
- a CDS encoding PBP1A family penicillin-binding protein, which produces MAKRRRRRSRKRRKRKSLAQAFSGYRRAILAASVVLVGLGLLWTLWPFWQLSARLDQARASRPSRLYGRPLSVAIGSVVRTRDLTGELDRLGYREVESAPARAGEFRNAPGALTVFVRERPTPAGWRSPGVLETRFRSGRVSAITWQGQAVESASLEAPILASFVGSDRREKRPIALAEVPDQFVEAVLAAEDASFYKHAGLSLRGIGRATWANLRGLELQQGGSTLTQQLVKNIFLTHERTLARKLREVVLAILVDLRYEKEEILSGYLNEIYWGSSSTVNLIGVGAASWAYFGKHPSELDLCESALLAGMIHSPGSYSLRKSPERAIERRNWVLTRMKSLGWLSPEEAERTASRGLCYSPHAVPVRSAPYFLDLAAAEAERRFGLDRLDSAGYVLLSTLDHRSQRAAEEAVAWGLEALEKGWEKSRGRQGELQAALVSIEPETGEILAYLGGRDYRASQFDRASLARRQAGSAFKPIVYAAAFEKGTVSPASFVEDAPLTVLLANRRWSPQNSDGDFRGWVTVRTALERSLNIPTVRVALDVGLPAIVETAHGLGVQTPLEEVPALALGAFEVTPLDLATVYATLAAGGVRSSAHALRGVLDSAGQPIGGTPLPKPVRALSAEATFVLTSVLRGVVEQGTGAGVRRQGLLDPVAGKTGTTNDRRDSWFGGYSPGRATLVWVGYDDNSATQLSGARAALPIWTRFTYKVRPVGGYSVPVQPRGVLTAVIDPASGQLATGACPDVITEFFLEDDLPERICRLHGDWQDWSSTVVVGDPNWRLQRPKRRPWRWLSKVFGKKRGGKKP; this is translated from the coding sequence ATGGCGAAGCGACGTCGACGGCGAAGCCGTAAGCGGCGCAAAAGGAAGTCGCTTGCGCAGGCCTTTTCCGGCTACCGGCGCGCTATTCTCGCCGCTTCGGTCGTGTTGGTGGGGCTCGGCCTGCTCTGGACGCTATGGCCTTTTTGGCAGCTTTCGGCCCGGCTCGACCAGGCGCGAGCGAGCCGGCCCTCCCGTCTGTACGGTCGTCCGCTCTCCGTAGCGATCGGTTCGGTGGTCCGAACGCGGGACTTGACCGGCGAGCTCGATCGTCTGGGATATCGCGAGGTCGAGAGCGCGCCGGCGCGAGCCGGAGAGTTCCGGAACGCCCCAGGAGCTCTCACGGTCTTTGTTCGTGAGCGTCCCACGCCGGCCGGCTGGCGGTCTCCGGGCGTTCTCGAGACTCGATTTCGCTCGGGCCGGGTTTCCGCGATTACATGGCAGGGGCAAGCGGTAGAGAGCGCTTCGCTCGAAGCCCCGATCCTGGCCAGTTTCGTCGGCTCCGATCGCCGCGAGAAGCGGCCGATCGCGCTCGCCGAGGTACCGGACCAGTTCGTAGAGGCGGTTCTTGCGGCCGAAGATGCGTCGTTCTACAAGCACGCCGGGCTTTCACTGCGCGGCATCGGCCGGGCGACTTGGGCCAACCTCCGCGGCCTCGAGCTGCAGCAGGGCGGCAGCACGCTCACGCAACAGCTGGTCAAGAACATCTTCCTAACCCATGAGCGCACCTTGGCGCGCAAGCTGCGCGAAGTCGTGCTCGCGATCTTGGTCGATCTGCGCTACGAGAAAGAAGAGATTCTCAGCGGCTATCTGAACGAGATCTACTGGGGTTCGAGCAGCACGGTCAATCTGATCGGGGTTGGAGCGGCTTCCTGGGCCTACTTTGGCAAGCACCCGTCGGAGCTCGATCTTTGCGAATCTGCCTTGCTTGCCGGGATGATCCATTCCCCGGGCAGCTATTCCCTGCGCAAGTCGCCGGAACGGGCGATCGAACGGCGCAACTGGGTGCTCACGCGCATGAAGAGTCTGGGTTGGTTGAGCCCGGAAGAAGCCGAACGAACCGCGAGCCGGGGGCTGTGTTACAGCCCGCACGCGGTACCGGTGAGAAGCGCGCCGTACTTCCTCGATCTGGCCGCTGCCGAGGCCGAGCGACGCTTCGGTCTCGATCGCCTCGATTCGGCTGGATACGTGCTGCTGTCGACACTCGATCATCGCAGTCAGAGAGCTGCCGAAGAGGCGGTTGCCTGGGGGCTCGAAGCCCTCGAGAAGGGCTGGGAGAAGTCACGTGGCCGGCAGGGAGAGCTGCAGGCCGCCCTGGTGTCGATCGAGCCGGAGACCGGCGAGATCCTGGCCTATCTTGGTGGCCGTGATTACCGCGCCAGCCAGTTCGATCGAGCGTCTCTGGCCCGGCGGCAGGCGGGAAGTGCCTTCAAGCCGATCGTTTACGCTGCGGCTTTCGAAAAGGGTACGGTGTCGCCAGCGTCGTTCGTCGAAGACGCCCCCTTGACGGTATTGCTGGCCAACCGCCGCTGGTCGCCCCAAAACTCCGACGGGGATTTCCGCGGCTGGGTTACGGTTCGCACCGCGCTCGAGCGCAGCCTGAACATACCGACCGTGCGCGTGGCTCTCGACGTTGGGCTGCCCGCAATCGTCGAGACCGCCCACGGCTTGGGCGTCCAGACGCCGCTAGAGGAAGTTCCGGCGCTGGCGTTGGGGGCGTTCGAAGTCACGCCGCTCGACCTGGCCACGGTCTATGCGACCCTTGCCGCCGGCGGCGTACGCTCCAGCGCCCACGCGCTGCGTGGAGTTCTGGACTCGGCCGGTCAACCGATCGGTGGGACGCCGTTGCCGAAACCCGTGCGGGCGCTGAGCGCCGAAGCCACATTCGTTCTGACCAGTGTTTTGCGTGGAGTCGTCGAGCAGGGCACCGGAGCGGGCGTGCGTCGGCAGGGACTTCTTGACCCGGTCGCCGGCAAGACCGGCACCACCAACGATCGCCGCGACAGCTGGTTCGGGGGCTACTCGCCGGGCCGGGCGACCCTGGTCTGGGTGGGCTATGACGACAACTCGGCCACGCAGCTCTCGGGAGCCCGCGCGGCACTACCGATCTGGACTCGGTTCACGTACAAGGTGCGCCCGGTCGGGGGGTACAGCGTGCCGGTACAGCCTCGCGGGGTGCTGACGGCGGTCATCGATCCTGCCAGCGGTCAGCTCGCGACCGGGGCCTGCCCGGATGTGATCACCGAGTTCTTCCTCGAGGACGATCTGCCGGAGCGCATTTGCCGGCTGCACGGTGACTGGCAGGACTGGAGCTCGACGGTGGTTGTGGGAGATCCCAACTGGCGCTTGCAGAGGCCGAAGCGGCGTCCTTGGCGCTGGCTGTCGAAGGTTTTCGGCAAGAAGCGTGGCGGCAAGAAGCCATAG
- a CDS encoding ABC-F family ATP-binding cassette domain-containing protein, protein MISVSNLGKIFGAQILFEGVAFQLNPGESYGLVGANGSGKSTLLKILSNEEPPSEGTISIPKRLRLGILRQDHFSFEQERILDVALMGNEDLWKAMAEKERILEAAEKSFDAERYSELEDVILRHDGYSAEARAGEILEGLGIETELHSQPLSTLSGGFKLRVLLAQTLAAQPEALLLDEPTNHLDILSIRWLEKFLQSFPGIVVVISHDHRFLDNVSTHILDVDYQTVTLYKGDYTSFVEQKVAQRERKEKDIDKREKEIAHHQAFVDRFRAKATKARQAKSKQKILDRIVLESLPMSSRRYPRFRFDQERPSGREALKIEGVSKAFGDNQVLEDVSLTVERGDRLAVIGPNGIGKSTLLKIAMGELDADGGSAEWGYEARPGYFAQDHHELLQPEKATVESWLWDVCPGEPIGFVRGQLAAVLFSKEEVEKRLGALSGGEAARLVFARLAVEKPNVLVLDEPTNHLDLEAIEALVHGLRDYPGTLIVVSHDRWFVAQLADRIVEISPNGIRDYRGTYEEYVTDCGDDHLDADAVLRQSKRKGMRQKAKSATPANPKRKRELTKRRDRLTEEIEKKEERVNEINELFCDPTFFDKTPPKQVKKLETEQADLKTKVEEMITDWEKVETELEELESES, encoded by the coding sequence ATGATCTCCGTCTCGAATCTGGGAAAGATCTTCGGCGCCCAGATTCTCTTCGAGGGTGTTGCCTTTCAGCTCAACCCCGGCGAGAGCTACGGGCTGGTGGGCGCCAACGGCTCGGGCAAGTCGACTCTGCTGAAGATCCTCTCGAACGAAGAGCCTCCGAGCGAAGGCACGATCTCGATTCCCAAGAGACTGCGACTCGGCATTCTTCGCCAGGATCACTTCTCGTTCGAGCAGGAGCGGATCCTCGACGTGGCTCTGATGGGGAACGAAGACCTCTGGAAGGCGATGGCCGAGAAGGAGCGCATCCTCGAAGCCGCCGAAAAGAGCTTCGACGCCGAGCGCTACTCCGAGCTCGAGGACGTCATCCTCCGCCACGACGGCTATAGCGCCGAGGCGCGAGCGGGCGAGATCCTGGAAGGACTGGGCATCGAGACCGAGCTCCACTCGCAACCTCTGTCGACCCTTTCGGGTGGCTTCAAGCTGCGTGTGCTTCTCGCCCAGACGCTTGCCGCCCAACCCGAGGCCCTGCTCCTCGACGAGCCGACCAACCATCTCGACATCCTCTCGATCCGGTGGTTGGAGAAGTTCCTGCAGTCGTTCCCCGGAATCGTGGTGGTGATCTCGCACGACCATCGCTTTCTCGACAACGTCTCGACCCACATCCTGGACGTCGATTACCAGACGGTGACCCTCTACAAGGGCGACTACACGTCGTTCGTCGAACAGAAGGTTGCCCAGCGGGAGCGCAAAGAGAAAGACATCGACAAGCGCGAGAAGGAGATCGCCCATCACCAGGCGTTCGTCGATCGCTTTCGCGCGAAAGCGACCAAGGCCAGGCAGGCCAAGAGCAAGCAGAAGATCCTCGACCGGATCGTGCTCGAATCCCTGCCGATGAGCTCACGGCGCTATCCTCGCTTTCGTTTCGATCAGGAACGCCCGAGCGGGCGTGAGGCGCTCAAGATCGAGGGCGTCTCCAAGGCTTTCGGCGACAACCAGGTCCTCGAAGACGTCTCGCTCACGGTCGAGCGCGGTGACCGCCTGGCCGTGATCGGCCCCAACGGTATCGGCAAGTCGACACTGCTGAAGATCGCCATGGGTGAGCTCGACGCCGACGGGGGCTCGGCCGAATGGGGCTACGAAGCCCGCCCAGGTTACTTCGCCCAGGACCACCACGAGCTCCTCCAGCCCGAGAAGGCGACGGTCGAAAGCTGGCTCTGGGACGTCTGCCCCGGCGAGCCGATTGGTTTCGTGCGCGGCCAGCTGGCGGCGGTTTTGTTCAGCAAGGAGGAAGTCGAAAAGCGGCTGGGAGCGCTTTCGGGCGGCGAGGCCGCCCGTTTGGTATTCGCCAGGTTGGCGGTCGAGAAACCCAACGTGCTGGTTCTGGACGAACCCACCAACCACCTCGACCTGGAGGCCATCGAGGCTCTTGTGCACGGACTTCGCGACTATCCGGGTACCCTGATCGTCGTGTCTCACGATCGCTGGTTCGTCGCCCAACTGGCCGATCGGATCGTCGAGATCTCGCCCAACGGCATTCGCGACTACCGGGGCACCTACGAGGAGTACGTCACCGACTGCGGCGACGACCACCTGGATGCCGACGCCGTCCTCCGCCAGAGCAAGCGCAAGGGAATGCGTCAGAAGGCGAAATCCGCGACGCCGGCCAATCCCAAACGCAAACGTGAGTTGACCAAGAGACGCGATCGGCTGACCGAGGAGATCGAGAAGAAAGAAGAACGGGTCAACGAGATCAACGAGCTCTTCTGCGACCCCACGTTCTTCGACAAAACGCCGCCCAAGCAGGTCAAGAAGCTCGAGACCGAGCAGGCCGATCTGAAGACCAAGGTCGAAGAGATGATCACGGACTGGGAGAAGGTCGAGACCGAGCTCGAAGAGCTCGAGTCGGAGTCCTAG
- a CDS encoding methylenetetrahydrofolate reductase [NAD(P)H] — MKVIEHLDRAKGPLISFEIIPPLRGGNLQKLLRLIEDLAKYRPPFIDITSHSAQVVYHETRDGIRRVIKRKRPGTLGLCALVQNKYETDAVPHVLCEGFTREETEDFLIELKYLGIDNVLAIKGDDIGFKKPLQPGRSVNDYAVDLVTQIAEMNRGNYLEGEILLDAEPSNFCVGVAGYPEKHFEAPNLDSDIRRVKAKVDAGGEYIVTQMFFNNEHYFNYVEKCRAAGITVPIIPGLKVLTTRTHIKSLPSFFHCDIPAELADAVEAAESGAEVLEAGVDWARRQTEELLNRGVPSVHFYVMQSSKAVSMLLDGLHV; from the coding sequence ATGAAGGTCATCGAGCACCTGGACCGTGCCAAGGGTCCGCTGATCAGTTTCGAGATCATTCCACCGCTACGCGGTGGGAACCTGCAGAAACTTCTGCGCCTGATCGAGGATCTGGCGAAGTACAGGCCGCCCTTCATCGACATCACCAGCCACTCGGCCCAGGTGGTCTATCACGAGACTCGGGACGGCATCCGGCGCGTGATCAAGCGCAAGCGGCCGGGCACGCTCGGCCTTTGCGCTCTGGTCCAAAACAAGTACGAGACCGATGCGGTGCCGCACGTGCTGTGCGAGGGATTCACGCGCGAGGAGACCGAGGACTTCTTGATCGAGCTCAAGTACCTGGGTATCGACAACGTGCTGGCGATCAAGGGGGACGACATCGGTTTCAAGAAACCGCTCCAGCCCGGGCGCAGCGTCAACGACTATGCGGTGGACCTGGTGACTCAGATCGCCGAGATGAATCGAGGCAACTATCTGGAGGGTGAGATTCTCCTCGACGCCGAGCCCTCGAACTTCTGTGTCGGCGTTGCCGGCTATCCGGAGAAGCACTTCGAAGCACCCAATCTGGACAGCGATATCCGCCGGGTAAAGGCCAAGGTCGACGCCGGGGGCGAATACATCGTCACCCAGATGTTCTTCAACAACGAGCACTACTTCAACTACGTAGAAAAGTGCCGTGCGGCCGGCATCACCGTTCCGATCATCCCCGGGCTCAAGGTCCTGACCACTCGAACTCATATCAAGAGCCTGCCGAGTTTCTTTCACTGCGATATCCCCGCGGAGCTCGCGGACGCGGTCGAAGCCGCGGAGTCCGGCGCGGAGGTTCTCGAGGCGGGGGTCGATTGGGCGCGTCGTCAGACCGAAGAACTGCTCAACCGGGGCGTGCCTTCGGTCCATTTCTACGTCATGCAGAGCTCGAAGGCGGTCTCCATGCTGCTCGATGGGCTCCACGTCTGA